From the Lolium rigidum isolate FL_2022 chromosome 2, APGP_CSIRO_Lrig_0.1, whole genome shotgun sequence genome, one window contains:
- the LOC124691942 gene encoding histone H3.2 isoform X1 gives MARTKQTARKSTGGKAPRKQLATKAARKSAPATGGVKKPHRFRPGTVALREIRKYQKSTELLIRKLPFQRLVREIAQDFKTDLRFQSSAVSALQEAAEAYLVGLFEDTNLCAIHAKRVTIMPKDIQLARRIRGERAHSRIGQNLFVMIEC, from the exons ATGGCCCGCACGAAGCAGACGGCGAGGAAGTCCACCGGCGGCAAGGCGCCGCGCAAGCAGCTGGCCACCAAGGCCGCGCGCAAGTCCGCCCCGGCCACCGGCGGCGTGAAGAAGCCCCACCGCTTCCGCCCCGGCACCGTCGCCCTCCGCGAGATCCGCAAGTACCAGAAGAGCACCGAGCTGCTCATCCGCAAGCTCCCCTTCCAGCGCCTCGTCAGGGAGATCGCGCAGGACTTCAAGACCGACCTCCGCTTCCAGAGCTCCGCCGTCTCCGCGCTCCAGGAGGCCGCCGAGGCCTACCTCGTCGGCCTCTTCGAGGACACCAACCTCTGCGCCATCCACGCCAAGCGCGTCACCATCATGCCCAAGGACATCCAGCTCGCACGCCGCATCCGTGGCGAGAGG GCTCATAGCCGTATTGGACAAAATCTGTTTGTAATGATAGAATGCTGA
- the LOC124691942 gene encoding histone H3.2 isoform X2 has product MARTKQTARKSTGGKAPRKQLATKAARKSAPATGGVKKPHRFRPGTVALREIRKYQKSTELLIRKLPFQRLVREIAQDFKTDLRFQSSAVSALQEAAEAYLVGLFEDTNLCAIHAKRVTIMPKDIQLARRIRGERA; this is encoded by the coding sequence ATGGCCCGCACGAAGCAGACGGCGAGGAAGTCCACCGGCGGCAAGGCGCCGCGCAAGCAGCTGGCCACCAAGGCCGCGCGCAAGTCCGCCCCGGCCACCGGCGGCGTGAAGAAGCCCCACCGCTTCCGCCCCGGCACCGTCGCCCTCCGCGAGATCCGCAAGTACCAGAAGAGCACCGAGCTGCTCATCCGCAAGCTCCCCTTCCAGCGCCTCGTCAGGGAGATCGCGCAGGACTTCAAGACCGACCTCCGCTTCCAGAGCTCCGCCGTCTCCGCGCTCCAGGAGGCCGCCGAGGCCTACCTCGTCGGCCTCTTCGAGGACACCAACCTCTGCGCCATCCACGCCAAGCGCGTCACCATCATGCCCAAGGACATCCAGCTCGCACGCCGCATCCGTGGCGAGAGGGCCTAG